A genome region from Eurosta solidaginis isolate ZX-2024a chromosome 2, ASM4086904v1, whole genome shotgun sequence includes the following:
- the Phb1 gene encoding prohibitin 1, translating to MAAQFFNRIGQLGLGVAVLGGVVNSALYNVDGGHRAVIFDRFTGVQQTVVGEGTHFFIPWVQRPVIYDIRSQPRNVPVITGSKDLQNVNITLRILYRPIPDQLPKIYTILGQDYDERVLPSIAPEVLKAVVAQFDAGELITQREMVSQRVSDALTERAKQFGFILDDISLTHLTFGREFTLAVEMKQVAQQEAEKARFVVEKAEQQKLASIISAEGDAGAADLLAKAFGEAGDGLVELRRIEAAEDIAYQLSRSRGVAYLPGGQNTLLNLPSSLAQ from the exons ATGGCTGCTCAATTTTTCAATCGTATTGGACAGTTGGGCCTTGGCGTTGCTGTTTTGGGCGGAGTTGTGAATTCTGCGTTATATAATGTTGACGGTGGTCATCGAGCGGTTATCTTTGATCGTTTCACTGGAGTGCAGCAAACCGTCGTTGGGGAAGGAACACATTTTTTCATTCCCTGGGTTCAACGTCCGGTTATATATGATATACGTTCTCAACCTAGAAATGTGCCTGTTATAACTGGTAGTAAGGATTTGCAAAATGTAAACATCACATTGCGTATACTTTATCGTCCCATACCGGATCAATTACCTAAAATATATACGATTCTTGGTCAAGATTATGATGAGAGGGTGTTACCATCTATAGCACCAGAAGTGCTTAAAGCTGTTGTTGCTCAATTTGATGCGGGTGAATTGATTACCCAACGTGAG atggTATCTCAACGTGTATCAGATGCATTAACAGAACGCGCAAAACAGTTTGGCTTCATACTTGATGACATTTCTCTAACACATTTAACTTTCGGTCGTGAATTCACACTAGCGGTAGAAATGAAACAAGTTGCACAGCAAGAAGCTGAAAAAGCACGTTTCGTAGTTGAAAAGGCTGAACAACAAAAATTGGCTTCTATTATATCTGCAGAAGGTGATGCTGGAGCTGCTGATCTTTTGGCTAAAGCATTCGGTGAAGCTGGTGATGGTTTGGTTGAGTTGCGTCGTATTGAAGCAGCAGAAGATATTGCTTATCAATTATCAAGATCACGAGGCGTTGCATATTTACCTGGTGGACAGAATACGCTCCTAAATTTGCCATCGAGTTTGGcgcaataa
- the l(2)37Cb gene encoding pre-mRNA-splicing factor ATP-dependent RNA helicase DHX16 → MSKRHKKVSSSSSDEVDSVEEDRLKDLKERDEFAERLKKRDEGKTRKVLESSSSRKAIEEAAKRLKLEHEDRDKILPQLRVQSRRKYLEKRKEDKVAELEADILDDEYLFDDKILTKREREEREYKKQLLQIAKEHEKARELERIQRYHMPQDLKKGEKEDYVEVDELEKQPNSEQKKWEVEQLASARFQFGAKDAKGKDEYELLLEDQIEFIQALTMDGSKEETSKKAEISEAELKRMTIAETQISLPVYPFKEDLIAAVKQHQILIIEGETGSGKTTQIPQYLVEAGFTKDKKKIGCTQPRRVAAMSVAARVAEEMGVKLGNEVGYSIRFEDCTSERTVLKYMTDGTLHREFLTEPDLASYSVMIIDEAHERTLHTDILFGLVKDIARFRPELKLLISSATLDADKFSKFFDDAPIFRIPGRRYPVDIFYTKAPEADYIDACCVSILQIHATQPLGDILVFLTGQDEIETCQEVLQDRVKRLGSKIRELVIIPVYANLPSDMQAKIFEPTPPNARKVVLATNIAETSLTIDNIIYVIDPGFAKQNNFNSRTGMESLMVVPISKASANQRAGRAGRTAPGKCFRLYTAWAYKHELEDNTVPEIQRINLGNAVLMLKALGINDLIHFDFLDPPPHETLVLALEQLYALGALNHHGELTKLGRRMAEFPVDPMMGKMLLASEKYKCSEELVTIAAMLSVNSAIFYRPKDKIIHADTARKNFNHIHGDHLSLLQVYNQWLDTDYSTQWCYENYIQYRSMKRARDVREQLVGLMQRVEIDMVSCLPETVNVRKAVTAGYFYHVAKLSKSGNYKTIKHNQTVLIHPNSSLFEELPRWVLYHELVFTTKEYMRQIIEIDSKWLLEVAPHYYKAKELEDSTNKKMPKVVGRAVMTQ, encoded by the exons atgtcAAAACGTCACAAAAAAGTATCGAGTTCCAGCTCTGATGAGGTCGACAGTGTTGAGGAGGACCGATTGAAAGATTTGAAAGAGCGTGATGAATTTGCTGAGCGTCTGAAGAAGCGAGATGAGGGTAAAACACGGAAAGTTTTGGAATCCAGCTCTAGTCGTAAAGCTATCGAAGAGGCTGCAAAACGATTAAAACTTGAACATGAAGATCGGGACAAAATTCTGCCACAGCTGCGCGTCCAATCACGCCGAAAGTATTTGGAGAAACGTAAGGAGGATAAAGTCGCTGAACTAGAGGCAGACATTTTGGATGATGAATATTTATTTGATGATAAAAT TCTAACCAAACGAGAACGCGAGGAAAGGGAATACAAAAAGCAGTTGCTACAAATTGCGAAAGAACATGAAAAGGCGCGTGAATTGGAGAGGATACAACGTTATCATATGCCGCAGGATTTGAAAAAAGGTGAAAAGG AGGACTATGTTGAGGTTGATGAATTAGAAAAACAACCAAACTCTGAACAGAAAAAATGGGAAGTTGAGCAGCTGGCGTCTGCACGTTTCCAATTTGGTGCCAAAGATGCCAAAGGGAAAGATGAGTATGAACTGCTTCTAGAAGATCAAATTGAGTTTATACAAGCTCTCACAATGGATGGCTCCAAGGAAGAAACATCGAAAAAGGCTGAAATATCTGAAGCGGAACTAAAGCGCATGACAATAGCAGAAACTCAAATTTCCTTACCGGTTTATCCATTTAAAGAGGACCTAATAGCTGCAGTAAAACAGCATCAG ATTTTAATAATTGAAGGCGAAACTGGATCGGGTAAAACAACGCAAATTCCACAATACTTAGTTGAGGCTGGATTtacgaaggataaaaaaaaaatcggctgtACACAACCCAGACGTGTAGCTGCCATGTCAGTTGCAGCGCGTGTAGCTGAAGAAATGGGCGTGAAATTGGGAAATGAAGTTGGCTATAGTATACGTTTCGAAGATTGTACATCAG AACGCACCGTACTTAAGTACATGACTGATGGTACGTTACACAGAGAATTTTTAACGGAGCCTGATCTAGCGTCTTATAGTGTTATGATTATTGACGAGGCGCATGAACGTACCCTTCATACGGACATATTGTTTGGCCTTGTAAAAGATATAGCACGCTTCCGACCCGAATTAAAGCTTTTAATTTCCAGCGCAACTTTGGATgctgataaattttcaaaattctttgATGATGCGCCTATATTTCGTATACCTGGACGACGATATCCG gtTGATATATTTTATACGAAAGCTCCAGAAGCTGATTACATTGACGCATGTTGCGTGTCGATTCTTCAAATACATGCTACGCAGCCACTTGGCGACATATTGGTTTTCCTTACAGGTCAAGATGAAATTGAAACATGCCAAGAAGTTTTGCAAGATCGTGTTAAGCGTTTGGGCTCAAAGATACGTGAACTTGTCATCATACCAGTGTATGCAAATCTACCAAGTGATATGCAAGCAAAAATTTTCGAACCAACACCACCCAATGCTAGAAAAGTTGTACTGGCTACAAATATCGCCGAAACTTCGCTCACAATTGACAATATTATATATGTGATAGATCCTGGTTTTGCCaagcaaaataattttaattctcGTACTGGTATGGAATCGTTAATGGTTGTACCAATTTCTAAAGCATCAGCAAATCAGCGTGCAGGACGTGCTGGACGCACTGCACCAGGCAAATGTTTTCGCCTCTATACTGCTTGGGCTTACAAACATGAATTAGAAGATAATACTGTACCAGAGATACAGCGCATAAATCTTGGGAATGCTGTGCTAATGCTTAAAGCACTTGGTATAAATGATCTAATTCACTTTGACTTTTTAGATCCACCGCCACATGAAACGCTTGTCTTGGCTTTAGAACAATTATACGCTTTGGGTGCACTCAACCATCATGGTGAACTAACGAAATTGGGTAGACGTATGGCCGAATTTCCAGTTGATCCAATGATGGGTAAAATGCTGTTGGCTAGTGAGAA GTACAAATGTTCCGAAGAATTGGTAACAATTGCTGCGATGCTTTCTGTGAATAGTGCAATATTCTATCGTCCAAAAGATAAAATCATACATGCCGATACAGCTCGTAAGAACTTCAATCATATACATGGTGATCATTTGAGTTTGTTGCAGGTCTATAATCAATGGCTTGATACAGATTATAGCACGCAATGGTGCTATGAAAATTATATTCAATATCGTTCCATGAAAAGGGCGCGTGACGTACGTGAACAACTGGTGGGGCTGATGCAACGTGTTGAGATAGACATGGTCTCGTGCTTGCCTGAGACCGTGAATGTACGCAAAGCTGTGACTGCTGGATATTTTTATCATGTTGCAAAGTTGTCTAAAAGTGGCAATTATAAAACGATCAAACACAATCAAACTGTGTTGATTCATCCGAATTCTTCACTTTTTGAGGAATTACCTAGATGGGTGCTGTATCACGAACTTGTATTTACAACAAAAGAATATATGCGACAAATAATTGAAATTGATAGTAAGTGGCTATTGGAAGTGGCTCCACACTACTACAAAGCTAAAGAGTTGGAGGATTCAACAAATAAAAAGATGCCAAAGGTCGTGGGCCGTGCAGTGATGACCCAATAG
- the GatC gene encoding glutamyl-tRNA(Gln) amidotransferase subunit C, mitochondrial: MLRFTQKIRFYCTLFRETNKKLSEIKEKKIEFKQLKYPSKVPLESIKQSFHVHEKPVIDSATIQLLERLALVNLESKEALKTLESSIEFAEKITNIDTTNVAPLYTVLEDQSLYLREDQVTEGDCREDVLRGAKVTEEDYFVSPPGNIPLQQKEKDFSSD; the protein is encoded by the coding sequence ATGCTGAGATTTACACAAAAAATTCGTTTCTATTGCACATTGTTTCGCGAAACTAATAAAAAATTGTCAGAgattaaagaaaagaaaattgaaTTCAAGCAATTAAAATATCCCAGCAAGGTGCCGTTGGAGTCTATAAAGCAAAGCTTTCATGTCCACGAAAAACCAGTCATCGATAGTGCAACTATACAACTACTGGAGCGCTTGGCGTTAGTCAATTTGGAAAGCAAAGAAGCCTTGAAAACATTAGAAAGCAGTATAGAATTTGCagaaaaaataacaaatataGATACGACTAACGTAGCGCCATTATATACAGTGTTGGAAGATCAAAGTCTCTATTTGCGGGAAGATCAAGTAACGGAAGGCGACTGCCGTGAGGACGTGCTACGAGGTGCCAAAGTCACAGAGGAAGATTATTTTGTATCTCCCCCTGGTAATATACCACtgcaacaaaaggaaaaggaTTTTTCAAGCGACTAA